From Neomonachus schauinslandi chromosome 12, ASM220157v2, whole genome shotgun sequence, the proteins below share one genomic window:
- the SEM1 gene encoding 26S proteasome complex subunit SEM1: MSEKKQPVDLGLLEEDDEFEEFPAEDWAGLDEDEDAHVWEDNWDDDNVEDDFSNQLRAELEKHGYKMETS, from the exons ATGTCAGAGAAAAAGCAGCCGGTAGATTTGGGTCTCTTGGAGGAGGACGACGAGTTCGAGGAGTTCCCTGCCGAAG actgGGCTGGTttagatgaagatgaagatgcaCATGTCTGGGAGGATAATTGGGATGATGACAATGTAGAGGATGACTTCTCCAATCAGTTACG AGCTGAACTAGAGAAACATGGTTATAAGATGGAGACCTCATAG